A single genomic interval of Blastopirellula marina harbors:
- a CDS encoding FtsX-like permease family protein, producing the protein MNRWRLVLRSAQQFWQTNLAVLLGVAAATAVLTGALIIGDSVRGSLRDLAISRLGSIQEVLLADRFFRVSVAEQIAEENANTTAVPIVLMQGTLQTVVDQPGDPIKVAGNLAVFGIDKDFWKLGSVAGWSPTEIGEDEIVLNEPLAAELGVKVGDEVTLRLPGGNDVPSDSPLGRKTAETQSLPRLKVIAVIPADGLGRFGMYPTQQLPLNAYASRTALQDALEQDDCINAVLVSHPDGQELDLSKLFLTLEDYNFALNKVEQQFQPEGGDKETIYDYWQLTSSRMIFGHAAADAIHDAMPADGHRIFTYLATSIGRGELPTEADDLAIPYSTITALNFSDLDYRLKNLNGEEIQEIGPDEIVLNSWTVNRLEQDAAAKLRREKPELSEEDAAAQTKLNLGDTIYLKYFEPESSHGVAKETGRTFRLAAITPLTEPAEAFRRNRPAQYDQAPTTANDSDYTPVVEGITDQESIDDWDPPFPYDNTRIDGNDEEYWDNYRTTPKAFLMLATGQALWGSRFGDVTSFRFPGTKFDEHALQSQIEEALASHRDDLGFRLITVRQDALQAAAGTTPFNVLFMGFSMFIIASALMLVSLLFRLGLEQRSQQVGLLQAVGLNRKVTQGLLMREAGLISLIGSIAGVIIGIGYAWLMLVGLRTWWLGAVVTPFLFLHLDNPSSLIIGLLSGSLVCLLTIYFGMRGLKKLSIRGLLAGSTTDTQKTFGKRSHWALYVGLACAVGAVGLSVLATSLGGEAQAGAFFGSGALVLTACLLLLWHALRNGAGSGNDRSFTLGQLSLSNAARNPGRSTLTIGLIGSAAFLIVAIGAFRLSPTDTGSGGMDLIAESSQPLFHDLNTVQGRIDTGFSAEEEEQLSDTTVLSLRVQPGDDASCLNLYQSTSPRVLGVTPSMTAYYDQADATSFEWAGSAADSEQAKKNPWHVLDQPADGDNQPIPVVVDKNTAMYALHLYGGIGEQFTTHDDDGRETKYVVAGLLSNSIFQGNLLIGEANFLDRYPDVSGYEMFLIQSPNGKSQEVAEVLENRLADQGFDTISSQRKLTSLLAVQNTYLSTFQSLGALGLLLGTFGLAAVQLRTILERRAELALLRAAGFANARLRSLVMRETMLLLLGGLLTGVISALVTVVPHMLFGSASIPVSSLAGMLGVILVVGIISSRLAVGSALKGNIVPALRGD; encoded by the coding sequence ATGAATCGTTGGCGGTTAGTGCTGCGAAGTGCACAACAATTCTGGCAAACGAATCTGGCCGTGCTGCTGGGAGTCGCCGCAGCCACTGCGGTGCTAACCGGGGCGCTGATCATCGGCGATTCGGTACGTGGCAGCCTCCGCGACCTGGCCATTTCGCGTCTGGGAAGTATCCAAGAAGTGCTGCTGGCAGATCGCTTCTTTCGCGTTTCCGTAGCCGAGCAAATCGCAGAGGAGAACGCTAACACCACAGCTGTTCCAATCGTCTTGATGCAAGGGACACTACAAACGGTGGTCGACCAACCGGGCGATCCGATCAAAGTAGCCGGCAACCTGGCCGTTTTCGGGATCGACAAAGATTTCTGGAAGCTGGGCAGCGTGGCGGGGTGGTCCCCTACTGAAATCGGCGAAGACGAAATCGTATTGAACGAGCCACTCGCTGCCGAACTAGGCGTAAAGGTCGGTGACGAAGTTACGCTGCGCCTACCTGGCGGAAACGATGTTCCTTCCGATAGCCCACTCGGCCGCAAGACTGCAGAAACGCAGAGCTTGCCGCGGCTGAAAGTGATTGCCGTGATCCCAGCTGACGGACTCGGACGATTTGGTATGTACCCGACGCAACAGCTGCCGCTCAACGCTTATGCTTCACGAACGGCCCTGCAAGACGCGTTGGAACAGGACGATTGCATCAACGCCGTGCTGGTCAGCCACCCTGACGGACAAGAGCTCGACTTGAGCAAGCTCTTTCTAACGCTTGAAGACTATAACTTCGCGCTCAACAAAGTTGAGCAGCAGTTTCAGCCTGAGGGTGGCGATAAGGAAACCATCTACGATTACTGGCAACTAACCAGCAGCCGAATGATCTTCGGGCATGCTGCCGCCGATGCGATTCACGACGCAATGCCAGCGGACGGGCACCGTATCTTCACCTACCTGGCCACATCGATTGGTCGCGGCGAGTTGCCTACCGAAGCAGACGATCTCGCGATTCCATATTCCACGATCACGGCGCTAAATTTCAGTGATCTCGACTACCGCCTGAAGAATTTGAACGGCGAAGAGATCCAAGAGATTGGCCCGGACGAAATCGTCCTCAATTCCTGGACCGTGAATCGCTTAGAACAAGATGCCGCTGCCAAGCTCCGTCGCGAGAAGCCCGAGCTCAGCGAAGAAGACGCGGCTGCGCAAACGAAGCTAAACCTGGGCGATACCATCTACCTGAAATACTTCGAGCCAGAAAGCTCGCATGGTGTGGCCAAAGAAACAGGTCGCACGTTTCGTCTGGCTGCGATCACGCCGCTCACGGAACCAGCAGAAGCGTTTCGGCGGAATCGTCCTGCCCAGTACGATCAGGCGCCGACCACGGCCAATGATTCGGATTACACACCGGTTGTGGAAGGGATTACCGATCAGGAATCGATCGATGACTGGGATCCCCCCTTCCCTTACGACAACACCCGCATCGACGGCAACGACGAAGAGTATTGGGATAACTACCGCACGACACCCAAAGCATTCCTGATGCTGGCAACCGGGCAAGCGCTGTGGGGAAGCCGTTTCGGCGATGTCACTTCCTTTCGCTTTCCTGGAACCAAATTTGACGAACATGCGTTGCAATCACAGATCGAAGAAGCGTTGGCCTCCCACCGCGATGACCTTGGCTTTCGGCTGATCACCGTTCGGCAAGACGCCCTGCAGGCTGCCGCCGGTACTACGCCGTTCAACGTGCTATTCATGGGCTTCTCGATGTTCATCATTGCATCGGCGTTGATGCTGGTTTCACTGCTGTTCCGTCTAGGCTTGGAACAACGCAGCCAGCAGGTTGGATTGCTGCAAGCGGTTGGGCTTAACCGAAAGGTGACGCAAGGGCTGCTGATGCGTGAAGCGGGTCTGATTTCACTGATCGGCAGCATTGCGGGTGTGATCATCGGGATTGGCTATGCGTGGTTGATGCTGGTCGGCCTCCGAACGTGGTGGCTTGGGGCGGTTGTCACTCCGTTTCTGTTCTTACATTTGGATAACCCCAGTAGCTTGATCATTGGTCTGCTAAGCGGTTCTCTGGTTTGCCTTCTTACGATCTACTTCGGGATGCGAGGGCTGAAAAAGCTTTCGATCCGAGGGCTGCTGGCCGGCTCGACCACCGATACTCAAAAAACCTTTGGCAAGCGTAGTCATTGGGCTCTTTACGTCGGGCTCGCTTGCGCCGTTGGCGCGGTCGGGCTTTCCGTTCTGGCGACTAGCTTGGGTGGCGAAGCTCAGGCAGGGGCGTTCTTCGGTTCCGGTGCGTTGGTGCTAACCGCTTGCTTACTGCTGCTTTGGCACGCTCTTCGAAATGGGGCCGGTTCAGGCAATGATCGCTCGTTTACCCTGGGTCAGCTTTCGCTGAGCAATGCGGCCCGTAACCCAGGTCGTAGTACGCTCACGATTGGCCTGATCGGTTCGGCAGCGTTTCTAATTGTTGCGATCGGAGCGTTTCGTCTTTCCCCCACGGATACCGGCTCAGGCGGAATGGACTTAATTGCTGAGAGCTCGCAGCCACTGTTCCACGACCTGAACACCGTGCAAGGGCGCATTGATACCGGCTTTAGTGCCGAGGAAGAAGAACAACTGTCCGACACGACGGTACTTTCCTTGCGTGTCCAACCTGGCGATGACGCAAGTTGTTTAAACCTCTATCAGTCGACCAGTCCGCGTGTTCTAGGCGTTACGCCAAGCATGACCGCTTATTACGACCAAGCAGACGCGACTAGCTTCGAATGGGCCGGCTCGGCGGCCGACAGCGAGCAAGCAAAGAAGAACCCGTGGCATGTGCTCGACCAGCCAGCCGACGGCGACAATCAACCGATCCCAGTCGTCGTTGATAAAAACACAGCAATGTATGCGCTGCACTTGTACGGCGGAATCGGCGAGCAGTTCACCACACACGATGATGATGGACGGGAAACGAAGTATGTCGTCGCTGGCCTTCTGTCTAACAGCATCTTCCAGGGCAACCTTTTAATTGGGGAAGCAAACTTCCTGGATCGTTACCCTGATGTCAGTGGTTACGAGATGTTTTTGATCCAATCCCCCAACGGGAAATCGCAGGAAGTGGCGGAAGTACTCGAGAATCGTTTGGCCGATCAAGGCTTCGATACGATTTCGTCGCAGCGCAAACTAACCAGTTTGCTGGCGGTGCAAAACACCTATCTGTCCACCTTCCAAAGTTTGGGAGCGTTGGGACTTTTGCTAGGTACGTTCGGCCTGGCCGCGGTTCAGCTGCGAACCATCTTGGAACGTCGGGCTGAGTTGGCTTTGCTGAGAGCTGCTGGGTTTGCCAATGCTCGGCTCCGATCACTGGTGATGCGTGAGACGATGTTGCTGCTTCTCGGCGGACTCTTGACTGGCGTGATCTCGGCCCTAGTTACCGTGGTACCGCACATGCTGTTCGGCAGCGCTTCGATCCCGGTTTCCTCACTCGCAGGTATGTTAGGCGTGATCCTTGTTGTCGGTATTATTAGCAGCCGCCTGGCGGTTGGCTCGGCCCTGAAGGGGAACATCGTCCCCGCCCTGCGTGGAGATTGA
- a CDS encoding amidohydrolase, with the protein MTETSLSPESQMKAIDLEMAHLWMVRTFLKHAEETEEDDELQEVARTLYDYMLALGPAVQANDPTAYLKQAKKKFRKLRQACELFEEIQPEISDHTNFQMAAISCRQVVDQVEAILGASTN; encoded by the coding sequence ATGACGGAAACGTCCCTCTCTCCTGAATCCCAGATGAAGGCCATCGACCTCGAGATGGCCCATCTGTGGATGGTGCGCACCTTTTTGAAGCACGCCGAAGAGACGGAAGAGGATGACGAACTGCAAGAAGTTGCTCGGACGCTCTACGACTACATGCTGGCTCTTGGTCCGGCGGTTCAGGCCAACGATCCGACCGCCTATCTAAAACAGGCCAAGAAAAAGTTTCGCAAACTTCGCCAGGCGTGCGAGCTGTTCGAGGAAATCCAGCCCGAGATCTCGGACCACACCAACTTTCAAATGGCGGCGATAAGTTGCCGCCAAGTGGTCGACCAGGTCGAAGCGATCCTCGGTGCTAGCACAAATTAA
- the rfaE2 gene encoding D-glycero-beta-D-manno-heptose 1-phosphate adenylyltransferase — protein sequence MSLPPLLQAFKSMRPAKALVLGDMILDRYTYGNAQRISQESPVIVLHADDQELRLGGAANVCNMLKGLDCYVVAAGVHGRDESGSQMVELAQKSGIDTSLIACDASRPTTLKERFVGRAGSRHPSQILRVDHENTALIADWLVEKIYTGIENQIEDFDVILISDYAKGVCTPKFLQQVIELANQHNIPTLVDPMRGHDYERYRGATLLKANRIETEMATGVPLNCVADASTAGSQLCAQLDLQDVIVTLDRDGMALVHRDGTSTHFPTQARSVYDITGAGDMVLAMLGACLGSGLNKQDSVRLANVAAGLEVEKSGVAVIPLAEIEAELRTDLLPGQKKIVTHAQIASLAEEHRRRGEKLVFTNGCFDLLHFGHVTNLTEASKMGDVLVVGLNSDESVSKLKGPTRPIISETERSAMLAALSCVDYVVVFGEETPYELIKAVRPDVLVKGGHYIPEEIPGFDVLQEYGGEVRLVDIVGGFSTTDIIQKVAANETIRRTAA from the coding sequence GTGAGCCTCCCCCCGCTCTTGCAAGCGTTCAAATCGATGCGTCCCGCCAAAGCTTTGGTTTTGGGGGACATGATCCTCGACCGCTACACCTACGGCAACGCGCAGCGAATTAGCCAGGAATCGCCGGTTATTGTTTTGCATGCCGACGACCAGGAACTTCGCTTGGGTGGTGCCGCCAACGTCTGCAACATGCTTAAAGGGCTCGACTGTTATGTGGTCGCTGCCGGGGTGCATGGTCGCGATGAATCTGGCTCGCAGATGGTTGAACTCGCCCAAAAATCTGGCATCGACACTTCGCTGATTGCCTGCGATGCGTCCCGCCCCACGACTCTGAAAGAACGGTTTGTCGGGCGAGCTGGCTCCCGACATCCTAGCCAGATTCTGCGTGTCGATCATGAAAATACCGCTCTGATCGCCGATTGGTTGGTCGAGAAAATCTACACCGGCATCGAAAATCAAATCGAAGACTTCGACGTCATCCTGATCTCGGATTACGCGAAAGGGGTTTGTACGCCGAAGTTTCTGCAGCAAGTCATTGAACTTGCCAACCAACACAACATTCCGACCTTGGTCGATCCGATGCGAGGCCACGACTACGAACGTTATCGTGGCGCGACGCTGCTGAAAGCCAACCGAATTGAAACGGAGATGGCGACCGGCGTGCCGCTGAACTGCGTGGCAGATGCCTCGACGGCAGGCAGCCAGCTTTGTGCGCAACTCGATCTGCAAGACGTGATCGTGACACTGGATCGCGATGGCATGGCGCTCGTGCATCGTGATGGCACTTCGACTCACTTCCCGACGCAAGCCCGAAGCGTATACGACATTACCGGCGCCGGCGACATGGTCCTGGCGATGCTGGGTGCCTGCTTGGGTTCCGGCTTGAATAAACAAGATTCGGTTCGCCTGGCCAACGTGGCTGCAGGACTGGAAGTTGAAAAGTCCGGCGTGGCGGTGATTCCACTGGCCGAAATCGAAGCCGAACTTCGTACCGATCTGTTGCCCGGCCAAAAGAAAATCGTCACCCACGCTCAAATCGCTTCGCTCGCGGAAGAGCATCGGCGTCGCGGGGAAAAACTGGTCTTCACCAATGGCTGCTTCGACCTGTTGCACTTCGGTCATGTCACCAATCTGACTGAGGCGTCGAAGATGGGGGACGTGCTGGTCGTTGGCCTGAATAGCGACGAAAGTGTCTCGAAGCTGAAAGGCCCAACGCGTCCGATTATCAGCGAGACCGAACGTTCGGCGATGTTGGCCGCCTTGTCGTGTGTCGACTATGTGGTCGTTTTCGGCGAAGAAACACCATACGAATTGATCAAAGCGGTCCGCCCTGATGTGCTGGTGAAAGGTGGACATTACATTCCGGAAGAGATCCCAGGGTTCGACGTCCTGCAAGAGTACGGTGGCGAAGTCCGCTTGGTCGACATCGTGGGTGGCTTCTCGACAACCGACATCATTCAGAAGGTCGCAGCGAACGAAACGATTCGTCGCACGGCTGCCTAA
- the waaF gene encoding lipopolysaccharide heptosyltransferase II, which translates to MANFRNIAVVLPNWIGDVVMATPALRAIREGLTRGDRLVGVMRPYVADVLAGTPFLDDVILWNKKAKDPSQRFWNVVKTFRQQRFDQAILLPNSLSSAGLAWLGGAQQRVGYKRYGRGPLLTHKLCPPTEHGKRVPVSAVDYYAALAELAGYEVRSRYCELATTPGDDSIARRIWRDFRFFDKRVIVFNTGGAYGGAKHWPTEYYQELAKRLVQDPRNAVLLICGPSEREAVSQIERDVNHPAVRSLASETPSIGLSKAVIRHASLMITTDSGPRHFAAAFKIPSVAIFGPTDPRWAENYNPYELIVGAGIDCSPCAQRECPLKHHRCMRDVSVNHVLQTAQQQLVWEADQAKAA; encoded by the coding sequence ATGGCTAACTTCCGAAACATCGCGGTCGTACTGCCCAATTGGATTGGGGACGTCGTCATGGCCACGCCTGCATTGCGGGCAATTCGCGAGGGCCTGACTCGTGGTGATCGGCTGGTCGGCGTTATGCGACCGTACGTAGCCGATGTTCTGGCAGGAACACCTTTTCTAGACGACGTGATTCTGTGGAACAAGAAAGCCAAAGATCCTAGCCAGCGTTTTTGGAACGTGGTGAAGACGTTTCGGCAGCAACGTTTCGATCAAGCGATTCTGCTACCCAACTCGTTGAGCTCGGCAGGTCTCGCCTGGCTGGGCGGTGCGCAGCAGCGAGTTGGCTACAAGCGATACGGTCGCGGTCCACTTCTTACACACAAACTATGTCCACCAACCGAACATGGCAAGCGTGTTCCGGTATCCGCTGTCGACTACTACGCTGCCCTGGCGGAACTGGCGGGCTATGAAGTTCGCTCACGTTACTGCGAACTGGCAACTACACCAGGGGACGATTCGATCGCTCGACGAATCTGGCGAGACTTTCGCTTCTTCGACAAGCGCGTGATCGTTTTCAACACCGGCGGAGCTTACGGTGGTGCGAAGCATTGGCCGACGGAATATTACCAGGAACTGGCTAAACGATTAGTACAAGATCCACGCAATGCCGTGCTGCTGATTTGCGGTCCGAGCGAACGAGAAGCGGTCTCGCAGATTGAGCGAGATGTGAATCATCCGGCGGTTCGCAGCTTGGCCAGCGAAACGCCTTCGATCGGTCTAAGTAAAGCGGTTATTCGCCATGCTTCGTTAATGATCACGACCGACTCGGGACCGCGACACTTTGCCGCTGCGTTTAAGATCCCCTCGGTGGCGATCTTCGGACCGACCGATCCTCGCTGGGCCGAAAATTACAATCCGTACGAATTGATCGTTGGCGCCGGCATCGATTGCAGTCCATGTGCTCAACGTGAATGCCCGCTGAAACATCATCGCTGCATGCGAGATGTTTCCGTCAATCATGTGCTTCAAACAGCCCAGCAACAATTGGTCTGGGAAGCGGACCAGGCGAAAGCGGCCTAA
- a CDS encoding BON domain-containing protein, whose translation MISSSKKDIRSRVVTALEESSIRRLRFIKVEFQDNTLCLRGEVRSFYHKQLLQELVRSIDGNVQVRNDVTVEA comes from the coding sequence ATGATTAGTTCCTCGAAGAAAGACATCCGTTCACGCGTTGTGACGGCCTTGGAAGAAAGTTCGATTCGTCGACTTCGTTTCATTAAAGTCGAGTTCCAAGACAACACGCTGTGCCTTCGTGGTGAGGTACGATCGTTCTACCACAAGCAGCTTTTGCAGGAACTCGTCCGCTCGATAGATGGTAACGTTCAAGTTCGTAACGACGTCACCGTAGAAGCATAA
- the cysC gene encoding adenylyl-sulfate kinase has protein sequence MEKVEITWHDHHVTRQDRESLNGHGGGVVWFTGLSGSGKSTVANAVDKKLHDLGIHTFLLDGDNVRHGLNASTKILEDAYDAEFAKRFGLGFGAEDRTENIRRIGAVAELFCQAGVLVLTAFVSPYRADRAAVRNVVEASGGAGDFIEVFVDTPLEVCEQRDPKGLYKKARAGELKGFTGIDDPYEAPELPEVHLAGGSAPPDQLADQVIARLRELGKLPQD, from the coding sequence ATGGAAAAAGTCGAGATTACTTGGCACGATCACCACGTTACCCGTCAGGATCGCGAATCGCTTAATGGACATGGTGGCGGCGTAGTGTGGTTCACTGGCCTAAGTGGTAGCGGAAAAAGCACCGTCGCCAATGCGGTCGATAAGAAGCTTCACGACCTGGGGATTCATACCTTTCTGCTCGATGGCGACAACGTCCGGCATGGTCTTAATGCGAGTACCAAGATCTTAGAAGATGCCTACGATGCTGAGTTCGCGAAACGATTCGGTCTTGGTTTCGGAGCAGAAGATCGCACGGAAAATATCCGGCGGATCGGTGCCGTTGCTGAGCTCTTTTGCCAAGCGGGCGTACTCGTGCTGACCGCTTTTGTCAGCCCGTATCGTGCCGATCGCGCGGCCGTACGAAATGTCGTCGAGGCCAGCGGAGGGGCAGGAGACTTCATCGAGGTCTTCGTTGATACGCCGCTAGAAGTTTGCGAACAGCGTGATCCCAAAGGGCTATACAAAAAAGCCCGCGCCGGGGAATTGAAAGGATTCACCGGTATTGATGATCCCTACGAAGCACCAGAATTACCAGAGGTCCATTTGGCAGGGGGCTCTGCGCCTCCCGACCAACTTGCCGATCAGGTGATTGCGCGGTTGCGGGAACTTGGCAAGCTTCCGCAGGATTAG